The nucleotide window TTCATTAGACACAACTGTATGTTTGCTATTCAGGTTGATGCAGCTGAAGAGACTCCAGCAACCAAACCAATTGTTGGTATTATATACCCTCCACCTGAGGTCCGAAACATTGTTGACAAAACAGCCAGCTTTGTTGCCAGGTTGGTTTCTAATAAAAAGTGAAATGTACTTGCTGTTTCCCATCTGgatttttattgttgtattgtCTATCATGATGCTTCATCAAGTCTTGTCAATGCAGGAATGGGCCCGAATTTGAAGCAAGAATCCGTCAGAATGAGATCAACAATCCCAAGTTCAATTTCCTCAACCCAAATGACCCGTACCATGCTTATTACCGACACAAGGTTAATGAGTTCAAGGAGGGTAAAGCCCAGGAACCATCAGCAGCTGTTCCAAAGGTCATGCAGCAGACCATGCAACAGACCCAGCAACTTCCTCAGAAAGTATgaccatttttcatttcagggtGATTTTATATTACTTTTCCTATTAGAGGTTTTaataatgttttcttttgttgtggTTGTCCAAAAGGTGCAAGTGATCCAGGAAGCTATCATTCCGAAAGAGCCACCTCCTGAATTTGAGTTCATTGCTGATCCGCCATCAATTGCTGCGTTTGATCTTGATGTCGTCAAGCTCACTGCGCAGTTTGTTGCTCGCAATGGCCGTCAGTTCCTGACTCAGCTCATGCAGAAAGAACAGCGAAACTACCAATTTGATTTTCTACGCCCGCAACACAGTCTTTTCAACTACTTCACCAAATTAGTTGAGCAGTATACCAAGGTGGACCAAATTCCTCGTTGTCCCAATATTTATTTggattgtgttatttttgtgttAAATTAATTCCTCTCTGTTTCCTTCGCATGTAGATTTTAATTCCTCCCAAAGGCCTGCTGGTAAAACTGAAGAAAGAGGCTGAGAATGCAAAAGATGTCATGGACCAGGTaaatcagtttatttatttatttattgaaatttatttatttttaactcaaagCTTGTTGTCTGTCTAAATAAATGTTTCCGACTGCAAACTCATCAGGTAAGGTACCGTGTTGAATGGGCAAAGTACCAAGAGCgtgaaagaaggaaagaagaggaggaaaggGAGAAGGAACGAGTAGCGTATGCTCAAATCGACTGGCATGATTTTGTTGTGGTGGAGACGGTGGATTTCCAGCCCAACGAGCAAGGTAATGCAGTCAGTATAATTTAAAACATCTAGCAGAGGTGGCTGTAAAACTATGACAGGGTACCTAGAAAAGAACTGTAGTATTGCATGAGAACGTCGTGGCGGAGAtacagtatgtttttgtttttgaggtgAGGCTGGATCAGGGATCATGTCTAAGCTCCTTCCTCTTTACAATCGTGATGGATAAACTGAGCAGTGGTGACCGTTGACTTGAAAAGACATTTTGAGGATGAACAGATGAACTTTGGATCACATAAAAATATTATGTATGATTCTTAGGTCACTTCCCCCCACCCACAACCCCCGAGGAGCTTGGCGCCCGCATCCTAATCCAGGAACGTTATGAGAAGTACGGCGAGAGTGAGGAAGTAGAAATGGATGTCGAAAGTGATGACGAGAATGATGAACGGGAGGTGCGGAACGTTGGCCAGGCTCCGCAACTGGATCAGGACACACAGGTCCAGGACATGGATGAGGTAAGATGATGCTGGGAAGAATTTggtacacccaaaaaaaaaactagagatcgaccgatatgcttttttcagggccgataccgattccgattatcggtagtcaaggaggcagataaccgatatttgaagccgatattcatttgcagtaaaagttaaaatgttggcaccaaatttttgaataatgcaaaccctaaccgttctttacaatggattctcacactacacttttcattttacatccttctatctgcaataagacgttggtggcggggggagttaaatgtgggggccaatgtgacattaccttttatagcatttgggatacttgtagttttattctataaatgttatatttttatattttgaagtaataggaggaaccctgtcattcaaaatgtgcatcagctgtggcattacttattactacagcaaaaataaataaaaaaattccatgagaaaaactattcatccctgaacaccatacagttcttgtagaccttattatgattattgttattgttaccatatagacagttttgataagctgaggatcttaaatcgagaacagcaatatcatgctactcctctctacaagagaactgtcaaaagacacttcatcatgtagtttactgccacttaggatgccccaatcaacgcagaaaaagggttgagtaaaataacttggttataataatagtaagaataacttggttaaacagacattgttgcggtggaccgctgccagtttctgctgtttaatgtgttttacacttatagacacgtgtgtgtatatgggcacactattctctcgctactgtactgtactgtatcacttaatggcacagatgtacttgtctaagtaataactgggctgcaacattgctaattcacattaacaagcactatcttagctgtccacatgaatagttactaacacacgagaaagttatacaacacaccaaacatgagctcattattcaaagtatgatgcacgtaacgaaattacatcactgaacattaattgcagccgtgtacggccgtagatgttacatattagtggcatccattgagaggataatgtcccaaatgacggcagacatgacgtgaaaagagagacaaaacgagcaaataagcacactatactttagtgcacttctctactaatgccaaacatacggaagaggacacgttcgtgtagttaaacggtgtttgagacacttaatttgttacggagcggactttaacgaggtgcacaacgagctgtcaatcaaatcgacgtcgaagcttaaggcacacaatggcaaaccagtgcgacaaataaacacaatataaagtaactaaacgctatttagtgtcactgtggcatctcactgcataataaccgctatgcaacaagtaatggacgtgacccagaatgcaatgtgtgcgtcacgagaggtaaatataatgacgttactctactcttaacatggaactagacaatataataatgacaactgttaatatttggaacctttctaacaaacattatttacttaattaagtgaaaatgtgtgtgattccctccccgagtagttcaagtagcgaattagctactgggtgttagcctacatgctaagctgaacacaccactgttagctagcggggattcaatgcaaggcaatgcagctccattcatatagtgcatttaatacacaacataattcaatgtgtttagcttatcatggtgaaacgatcggcggagtctcttctcttttaacttaccttcgaagcatgtgtctgtcgcgttgtgtacgtgggtgcgtgtgtgaccggctactgtgatacaggcatacactactgattggttctggctcttgcacggctaaccaatcaaatgctgctatgggcgttaacattgctggagttggactccataacagacagagacgctctgggctgcattcgaagcgaaaagacggagttttaaatggatcgctcatatcagccgtcagattaataaaacagaccgataccgatatgtaccaatatgtcaaatatcggccccgattatcggcccgaccgattatcggtcgatctctaaaaAAAACCGACTAATATCTCGTCgctgtaaataaatgttgttgttgttgttgttgttgttttctagggatctgatgaagaagatgaaggcATAAAAACAGCAGCGCCTCCCAGCAACCCAATGCCACCCCCACTTCCCCCAACTCCAGACCAAGTTATTATTCGTAAAGACTATGATCCAAAAGGTAGCCTCTACCTCCTTTTTAGATTGTGCTAATCTCACTAATAAGCCATTAATACTGTATACAGTGGTCCCTCTCTACTTTGCGGTTCACTTATTAcggatttttattcaaattcatAACTCGTACATTGCAGGGTTTACCTTGAGTTATACCTTgatattttgccttttttttttttttgcctttttttttgtgccttttttttttaagaaaaaaaaattaaaatgtaagaaTTATTCCCCAACCCCATTTTCAGTAGTGAGTACCCCAGAAAAATTCTTTatttatgctgctatttttgTCGTAATAATTTAGTACCAGTAAATTAAAACAGctctttctttcattcaacaCGTGCAGGGCAGGAGTAGTACAAAAACAAGtttattgaaggcaattaactcattcactcccagccattttcactgaagccaaCCGCCTTCGCTCCCTGTTTTACTcgaatttgactgatttttgcaaggcccatataatattgtgttcttttgctgtaaaaatttggaacctaccaaaagaaaaaatagtctcTTCCTTCGTCAGGaataaaagtacatttctatctgtttctaatTCGCATTAGAtaagctaaatttcatcataatTCATAAATCTGTTAGAAACAGTGGGGGAAATAGTTTgttgcaatatggccctggttgatctcttatactcagctgccacctgctggacgttttcaataactagcattgcttcaagcactcttcagttcagaggctgcatcaaagccttctttacgCTCTAGCCTTACTTGTTTTAGTGACTAAGCAAGAAGAGGTCAATAAGATGACAGACAGTATTAGTGCACTGttattgaagaaaaaatatattgttaacGACCTCTGCTTCACAGCTGTTAACCTACCACGGGTGGTTGTGGAACATATCACCCGTGAAAACTGTGGGAACACTGTATTACCATTTCCCGGTGTATGATGATCTGATGTCATTTATTTCATCAGCTTCCAAAGCACCCGCACCAGTTGCTACTTCAGATGAGTATCTCATCTCACCTATTACTGGCGAGAAGATCCCAGCCAGTAAAATACCAGAGCACATGCGTATCGGTCTGCTGGATCCACGCTGGCTGGAGCAAAGGGACCGCAGCATC belongs to Festucalex cinctus isolate MCC-2025b chromosome 5, RoL_Fcin_1.0, whole genome shotgun sequence and includes:
- the sf3a1 gene encoding splicing factor 3A subunit 1, with product MPPGPVQIVQPELNKVDAAEETPATKPIVGIIYPPPEVRNIVDKTASFVARNGPEFEARIRQNEINNPKFNFLNPNDPYHAYYRHKVNEFKEGKAQEPSAAVPKVMQQTMQQTQQLPQKVQVIQEAIIPKEPPPEFEFIADPPSIAAFDLDVVKLTAQFVARNGRQFLTQLMQKEQRNYQFDFLRPQHSLFNYFTKLVEQYTKILIPPKGLLVKLKKEAENAKDVMDQVRYRVEWAKYQERERRKEEEEREKERVAYAQIDWHDFVVVETVDFQPNEQGHFPPPTTPEELGARILIQERYEKYGESEEVEMDVESDDENDEREVRNVGQAPQLDQDTQVQDMDEGSDEEDEGIKTAAPPSNPMPPPLPPTPDQVIIRKDYDPKASKAPAPVATSDEYLISPITGEKIPASKIPEHMRIGLLDPRWLEQRDRSIRDRQTEDEVYAPGMDIDSSLKQLAERRTDIFGVEETAIGKKIGEEEIQKPEEKVTWDGHSGSMARTQQAAQANITLQEQIEAIHKAKGLVGEDDNKEKIGPSKPSDTHHIPPMPSSAPILPKPPVAAVPRLPTTVGPPVRTTLLSAVPVIPRPPVAPVVRLAPGQVLTSMPPMIPGPRINVVPMPPSAPHMMAPRPPPMVVPATFVPAPPVPQPPSVVPAPPSHPPPHHDDEPMNKKMKTEDNLIPEDEFIRRTKGPVAVKVQVPNMLDKTEWKLGGQVLNFTVPLTDQVSVIKMKIHEATGMPAGKQKLQYEGIFIKDSNSLAYYNMNTGSIIHLALKERGGRKK